A DNA window from Falco peregrinus isolate bFalPer1 chromosome 8, bFalPer1.pri, whole genome shotgun sequence contains the following coding sequences:
- the TXNDC15 gene encoding thioredoxin domain-containing protein 15: MGQGSGGSGRCPGRRSAAGVAGAGAGAAPKMWRLLLALAWLGRALPAGALAEQSAGGQPRSPGASSAQGGGEPVRYRTAEMADAMLGSGLPAQQAVVLSVVPGEARDGQASAVTTGACDAAAGGAACGAGSSPAAPLGPAGGQGREQAVLETVLPAPAEDSNGTDSTKAPKVNCEERNTTGIERFTLQILNVSQDLMEFLNPNSSDCTLVLFYTPWCRFSASLAPHFNSLPRAFPTLRFLALDASQHSSLSTRFGTVAVPNILLFQGAKPMARFNHTDRTLETLKDFIFNQTGIEAKSDVAVTEEDWEGPLPSVLTKGIDWLLLFSLLFLASFVMYATVRTESIRWLIPGQEHEHQE, encoded by the exons ATGGGCCAGGGCTCCGGCGGAAGTGGCCGTTGTCCGGGGagacgcagcgctgcaggggtggccggcgccggggccggggctgcgccGAAGATGTGGCGGCTGCTGCTGGCGCTGGCCTGGCTCGGTAGGGCCCTTCCTGCAG GGGCGTTGGCGGAGCAGAGCGCCGGcgggcagccccgctcccccggggcCAGCTCCGCGCAGGGCGGCGGCGAGCCGGTGCGGTACCGGACTGCGGAGATGGCAGACGCGATGCTGGGCAGCGGGCTCCCCGCGCAGCAGGCCGTGGTGCTCTCGGTGGTGCCGGGGGAGGCGAGGGACGGCCAGGCGTCCGCCGTCACTACGGGGGCTTGCGATGCGGCGGCCGGAGGCGCTGCGTGTGGCGCTGGGAGCAGCCCCGCGGCTCCCCTCGGCCCGGCGGGCGGCCAGGGCCGGGAGCAGGCCGTGCTGGAGACGGTGCTGCCCGCGCCGGCCGAGGACTCGAACGGCACCGATAGCACCAAAGCTCCCAAAGTGAACTGCGAGGAGAGGAACACAACTGGCATCGAGCGCTTCACACTGCAGATCCTGAATGTGTCCCAG GACCTGATGGAGTTCTTAAACCCAAACAGCAGTGACTGTACGTTAGTCTTGTTCTATACACCATGGTGTCGCTTTTCTGCCAGTCTGGCACCTCATTTTAATTCTTTACCTCGAGCATTTCCAACTCTTCGCTTCCTGGCACTGGATGCATCTCAGCACAGCAG TTTGTCAACTAGATTTGGAACTGTGGCTGTACCCAATATCCTCCTTTTCCAAGGTGCTAAACCTATGGCTAGATTTAATCATACAGACAGAACGCTGGAAACACTGAAAGACTTCATTTTTAATCAAACAG GTATAGAAGCTAAAAGCGATGTGGCCGTGACTGAGGAAGACTGGGAAGGCCCCCTGCCCAGTGTTCTGACGAAAGGCATAGActggctgcttctgttttctttgctctttctggcTAGCTTTGTCATGTATGCTACTGTTCGAACGGAGAGCATTCGGTGGCTGATCCCAGGACAGGAGCACGAACATCAGGAATAA
- the C8H5orf24 gene encoding UPF0461 protein C5orf24 homolog isoform X2, giving the protein MMHPVASSNTAFCGTGKSSCLNEDNVRAADQFDLYATQQSKYSHAVSHKPIACQRQDALNESHLQTTSGRNIETKDELKKKKNLNRSGKRGRPSGTTKSAGYRTSTGRPLGTTKAAGFKTSPGRPLGTTKAAGYKVSPGRPPGKKQQAFRCSSDA; this is encoded by the exons ATGATGCACCCTGTTGCCAGCAGTAATACAGCTTTCTGTGGGACTGGCAAGAGTTCTTGCCTTAACGAAGACAATGTGAGAGCTGCTGATCAGTTTGACTTGTATGCCACACAGCAGAGTAAATACAGCCACGCAGTCAGCCACAAACCAATTGCATGCCAGAGACAAGATGCATTGAACGAATCGCACTTGCAGACCACAAGTGGCAGGAATATAGAGACAAAAGACgaactaaagaaaaagaaaaacctcaacCGATCCGGTAAACGTGGAAGGCCATCAGGGACCACAAAATCAGCAGGGTACCGAACCAGCACAGGTCGACCCCTGGGGACCACCAAAGCAGCTGGATTTAAGACAAGTCCAGGCAGACCCTTGGGTACAACTAAAGCAGCAGGATACAAAGTCAGCCCAGGCAGACCTCCAG gaaaaaagcagcaagcctTCAGGTGTTCCAGTGATGCCTAA
- the C8H5orf24 gene encoding UPF0461 protein C5orf24 homolog isoform X1, which yields MMHPVASSNTAFCGTGKSSCLNEDNVRAADQFDLYATQQSKYSHAVSHKPIACQRQDALNESHLQTTSGRNIETKDELKKKKNLNRSGKRGRPSGTTKSAGYRTSTGRPLGTTKAAGFKTSPGRPLGTTKAAGYKVSPGRPPGSIKALSRLANLSYTCGSAAFPYPMVHNRGVHAVGETSSKIKQPNE from the coding sequence ATGATGCACCCTGTTGCCAGCAGTAATACAGCTTTCTGTGGGACTGGCAAGAGTTCTTGCCTTAACGAAGACAATGTGAGAGCTGCTGATCAGTTTGACTTGTATGCCACACAGCAGAGTAAATACAGCCACGCAGTCAGCCACAAACCAATTGCATGCCAGAGACAAGATGCATTGAACGAATCGCACTTGCAGACCACAAGTGGCAGGAATATAGAGACAAAAGACgaactaaagaaaaagaaaaacctcaacCGATCCGGTAAACGTGGAAGGCCATCAGGGACCACAAAATCAGCAGGGTACCGAACCAGCACAGGTCGACCCCTGGGGACCACCAAAGCAGCTGGATTTAAGACAAGTCCAGGCAGACCCTTGGGTACAACTAAAGCAGCAGGATACAAAGTCAGCCCAGGCAGACCTCCAGGTAGCATTAAAGCTCTATCACGGCTTGCAAATCTAAGTTATACTTGTGGCAGTGCAGCTTTTCCCTATCCTATGGTGCATAACAGAGGAGTACATGCTGTTGGtgaaaccagcagcaaaatCAAACAGCCTAATGAATGA